A stretch of DNA from Thalassospiraceae bacterium LMO-SO8:
GCTTCGTGCCACCAGATGTGATTCTGGAAATTGTTGGCCTGGGTCCAGTGCGGGCGCAGGCGGTCGATCCAGGCGAGACCCTCGTCCTGGCGGTCCTGCATTTCCATGACATGGGCGTAGGCATGGGTCGCCCAGGGATCGTCGGGCTCCAGCTCGATGGCGGTCTCAGCCGCCGCCTGGGCATGGACATAGTCGCCCGCCTCCTCGAACCCGAAGGCCTGCATGCCCTTGAGATAGGAATACCCGGCCACACTTTTGTCCCAGGCCGGCATGATCCGGTTCACGGAATCGCGGAGCCGCCGGGAATCTCCCGAATAGAAATTGGCGAAATGGGCCAGCCGCGCCGCCAGGATGTCGCGCGGATGGTCCAGCAGGATTTCCTCCCACACCCGTGCCGCCCCGTCCATGTTGCGCGCCGTCCACAGGCCCGCCGCCCGCGCGTGCATCTGTTCGCGCGGCGTCGCCTGCGCGGCCAGTTCCTGGGCCTTGGCGGCGGCCTGCTGAGCCTTGGGCATCAGTCCGCCCATGGCCATGAGCATCATGAAATAGGCCTTCAGGCAATGCGCCATGGCCATGTCGCCGTCGGCGGCGAACACGCCTTTCAGCCGATCCCCCGTATCGGGCGCCATGGACAGATAGCCGTCCATGACATGGTCGAAGGCCCGAGCGGCGTCCGCACCGGCCGCCGTCAGGGTGAGGTCACGTTTGTCGGTGAAGATGGCCATGGTCCGATGCTTGTTCCCGTATTCCATTTTGCAGACGGGAAAATTACACCATATGTTCACCGGACGCGACCGGGGACGAACCCGATCCAACAAAGCAGGAAACCGACATGAAGCAAATGATCGAAACCGACGCGCGCCAGGTCAAGCAATGGCTGGACGACGGCAGCGCCGTCATCATCGACGTACGCGAGGCCGATGAACTGGTCCAGGCCCGCGTGCCCGGCGCCCTGCACAACCCCATGTCGGGCTTCGACCTGGAAATGCTGGCCGGGCTGGAAGGTAAGCGCCTGGTGTTCATGTGCGCCATGGGCATGCGCTCCATGCAGGTCGGCAGCTACCTGTTGCAGAACGACATGGTCGACGACGCCTATAACCTGGCCGGCGGCATCCAGGGCTGGGCCATGGCGGGGTATGAGGTGGAGACGGGGTGATTTTTCATTCAATATTTCCAAAAAATATTGAAATAGAAAATTTTTTAATTTTTGATATACTAAGATATAATTTTATTTACTCCTCATCCGGAAGAAATATTTGCCTCATCCTTTCCCAACTTTCTTCTGGTAATGTTTTAACTATTTTTATGAGCGCGGCATCTCCACTTTTCAAAACTTTTTCTCTCACTGTGGATGCAATTTCTTCGGACGCCCTGACTTCTTCTTCTGTCAGATCCATTCCGCGAACTATTGCCCCCATCCTCAAAGCCTCATCAAGTGACAACTTAAAATCTGCTTTGAATGACACCCCACAATTTTGACAATTAGTGGCAGCCCTAGGATTCAACGCGCCACAGGAACCACAAGGCTTGAAACTAGTTCCAGTAGGGGTTGGAAATTCATGCTCACATATTTCACAAACTTTCGAACCAAGCGGGTTTTCTGCTCTACACACAGGGCATTTTTTTGTTTTAGGTGTTTCGTCGACTTTTTTGGC
This window harbors:
- a CDS encoding tetratricopeptide repeat protein; translated protein: MAIFTDKRDLTLTAAGADAARAFDHVMDGYLSMAPDTGDRLKGVFAADGDMAMAHCLKAYFMMLMAMGGLMPKAQQAAAKAQELAAQATPREQMHARAAGLWTARNMDGAARVWEEILLDHPRDILAARLAHFANFYSGDSRRLRDSVNRIMPAWDKSVAGYSYLKGMQAFGFEEAGDYVHAQAAAETAIELEPDDPWATHAYAHVMEMQDRQDEGLAWIDRLRPHWTQANNFQNHIWWHEALMMMDQGRMDDVMAQYDAHVAAPESEEYLDLCNAASLLQRLEIMGLDVGGRWQPLADKVRGRTEEHLLTFVDLHYTLALAAAGDGKVHEMREFMAAYEGPEDESNLPIMKALGVPLMDALIAYREGRYADTTASMIPVRYEMWMMGGSHAQRDLFDLILIDAARKSGNTALTLALLSERRAAMPHDDWTEKAFGDVAGAA
- a CDS encoding rhodanese-like domain-containing protein; amino-acid sequence: MKQMIETDARQVKQWLDDGSAVIIDVREADELVQARVPGALHNPMSGFDLEMLAGLEGKRLVFMCAMGMRSMQVGSYLLQNDMVDDAYNLAGGIQGWAMAGYEVETG